The genomic window AGTCAGGAAAGTACAATGGCAAATTTTGAAATTATTGAGCGCGAAAGTTTACGTTTAGTGAAAGTAACATTGCAAAACGAAACAGTGCGTACTGAATCTGGGGCAATGTATTATATGCGTGGCAATATTACCATGCAATCTAAAGCACCTTCAGCCGGGGGATTTTTAAAATCTCTAGCCACAGGAGAAAACATTTTTCGCCCCACGTACACAGGTACAGGTGAATTATATTTAGAGCCTTCTTTGTCTGGATATCACATTTTAGAATTAGACGGTAATGAATGGATATTAGACAGTGGTGCTTATTGGGCTAGTGATGGCAATATTGAAGTCGGAATTGAGCGCAATAAATTAGTATCTGGTTTAATTGGTGGCGAAGGTTTGTTTCAAACCAAAGTCAAAGGTAGAGGGACAGTAGTGATGGTGACGCAAGGGCCTGTAGAGGTGGTAAACTTACGCAATGAGCGATTAGTAGTGGATGGTAATTTTGCGATCGCCCGAACAAATACAATAAATTATCGCGTTGAAAAAGCTACTAAATCTATCTTAGGTTCAATGACCTCTGGTGAGTTTCTAGTCAATACCTTTGAGGGAACTGGTACTGTCTTACTTGCTCCTATACCTTATTGGCAAGTAATGATGTTACGCCAAATTACAGCAGCAATTCCCAACACTTCGCGGTAATAATTATTTATTTGTTGGTTGCACCAACAAGGAATTAAATTTTGAGCATTTCCGATGAGATGATTTTTGACTTAAAATTTTAATTCCTTTTATCAGCTAAAGATATTTATAACCGTTACAAAACCGCTATTCTAACCAATAATACTGAGCAACTAAACATAGCGGTAATGACCCACCACATTTTAAAAGCCACCAA from Nostoc sp. UHCC 0870 includes these protein-coding regions:
- a CDS encoding AIM24 family protein; this encodes MANFEIIERESLRLVKVTLQNETVRTESGAMYYMRGNITMQSKAPSAGGFLKSLATGENIFRPTYTGTGELYLEPSLSGYHILELDGNEWILDSGAYWASDGNIEVGIERNKLVSGLIGGEGLFQTKVKGRGTVVMVTQGPVEVVNLRNERLVVDGNFAIARTNTINYRVEKATKSILGSMTSGEFLVNTFEGTGTVLLAPIPYWQVMMLRQITAAIPNTSR